ctaaagaaaaataaatgctCTTCTTTACGTGTGGCATAGGCGTCTATAATGGGATTGAACCATTTTAAAGGATTGCTCAGTTGGGTATTGTACAAAACCAAATAGGATCTAATAATGGtggcttttttaagttttcctaTGGGTGTTTCCCACCAATTAGCCGGTGTTGTTAAACCTTCTATGGCATTTTGTGGCAAAACTGCTACTACTTCTGTATAACGCTCGAATAGCCTCGAATCAACATCCATAGAATCCATATAACGTTCTACAATCAATGTAAAAATGTCCAACACTTCTGGCACTTCACATTTACCCGTGAATATAAACTTAACACTATCCATGAATTTCTCGAACAAGCAACCCTCATTGAAACCAGCCAATTGGGATTCTTTGAAACAATATACCGCCACTTTTTCAGCAAACGTTTTCATTATGGTCAAGCTAACACCATTCGATATTTCCGGTAGCAAGGAGAACAGCAAAAGTAAATCTTCTTCGAAACAATTTGGCTCGAATTCCGCCAGAAAATTCTCCAATAAACGACGTGCCATACCGGAATGCAACAATTGATTTTTGGCTATTAATATGCAATACTTTCGGGTGTCGAAAGATAAATGGAAGAAACTATGCAGAAAACTCCAATCTAAAGGTGGTATAGGTTTGGGGAATTTCTTGGAGATGGCTCGCAAGGCATTTGTTACAGCTATTGGCTCGGCCACATGATCACCATAGCGAGATTGATTCACTAGATAACTTATCACAGCCCTTAGAGGACTCTGAGGATAAAGACCTTGTAGTTTGCGGGGTTCAGGTCTGCCCTCGGGTAAACGATAAAGCCCCCCACGAAAACCATTAATTTCAGCATAAATATAATGAGATATTAAATCCGCCGCCGCTGAACCACATTCCGGCCTTATTTTCTGCAATAATTGTACCCATACCTCACCGGGTATCATTTCCTGTTGCAAATCCACTACCTCTCGACCATCTGGGCCAGTGTATTCACGGGCCACATGTAAATCTTGTCTAAATTGTGGTGGTATATGTTTTAAAGTCAATAATGTTCCAATTTCATAATGTTTAAGGGCAGACAATGCTTCGCGTATCATTTCCGGATCCATATCCGAACGACTTATAGTCGTCCATAGTTGATCTAAAGCTTCGTCTACTAACTGTTCAAACTCGAGTGTGGGTGTTTGTAGTAGAGGAACATGAGCAAAGAAACGATATAGGGATTTTAAGGCACGTGGACGTTTTTCATGACGAAATTTATTACTCAATACACGCCAAGTTGATGTGATGTTGACCGTATGACTGTCGCATAAAGCCACAATTGCGTCCAGAGCTAATGATGTTGCCAAATCGCCGGATTCATCGGTACAGGTGTTAAGGGTATCGGAAAGATGTGATACAAGATCGGATCCATGTTGTGTAGGCCTGTAATATAAGGGGTTTTCAAtaaacttgtgtttttttttaactggtGGTGGCTAATTTTGGAGGTGCATATATTCAAAGTAGGggtctataaatcgactttcgaataatcgaacaatcgactttttgtcgaaaagtcgaagtcgactattttatcCCCAAAAAGTCGATAATTCGATTATCGtgtatgaaaaaagtcgaaaagtcgactttgtaaataaaaatcgaaaaaagtcggaaagtcgaagaaagttgtaagaattcttaaaaagtcaaaaagtcggaaaaactcaaaaatagtagaaaattgtcgaaatttttaaaaaagtggaaaaaaagtcaaaaactcgaaaaaagtaaaaaatagtcgaaaacttgaaaataatagaaaaaactagagttctataaatcaacttttgaataatcgaacaatcgactttttgtcgaaaaaagtcgaaaagtcgactttgttaataaaagtcgaaaagacgaaaaaagtcgaaaaatcggaaatttttaaaaaagtggaaaaaagtcaaaaacacgaaaaaagtaaaaaatagtcgaaaatagtcgaaaacttgaaaatagtagaaaaaagtaaagttctataaatccacttttgaataatcgaacaatcgacttttggtcgaaaaaagtcgaaaagtcgactttgttaataaaagtcgaaaagtcgaaaaaagtcaaaaactctaaaattgtagaaaaaaaggcaaaattttaaaaaagtggaaaaaaatgtcaaaaactctaaaatagtcgtaaaaactcaaaaaaagtaaaaaaatagtcgaaaaaatcgaaaagtcggaaaaagtcgaaaaatcgactatttataaaatacttttagtcgaaaagtctaaaagtcgacttttaattaaatgaaaaatcgaATCGGAAAAAAGTCggcttttaaataaatgaaaaaagtcgacttttcgtttcaactatagaaccctagaaaaaagtcaaaatagtcgaaaattttaaaaaagttgaaaactctacaaaagtcgaaaaaatcgaaaagtaggaaaaagtcgaaaagtcgactatttataatatactaaagttgaaaaatcgactttgcataaaatgtaaaaagtcgaaaaaccgACTTTTAacgaaatgcaaaaagtcgaaagtcaaatttttaaacacttttttttgcaaaaatattaactaatGATTAAAGTCCAACTTAGTCTAATATAGATTCTAAGTCATACATAGGTCCTGAATAAATCTAAAAGCTTATGATTTAAAAATCCAAACATAGTTTAAATAGGACCGTTTCAAGTCCTACTTAAACTAAGTATGATGCTGATCTTATATTTCAATATGTTGTGCGTTTAAAGCTAAACTCAGACTACGATTGAAGGACAGCTTACGTTAGACTACGTTTGAAATCTAAAGTTTAGATTGATAGGAAATCTGCTTTTGAATCCATACTAAAAGTGATCCAAATAGCCACTTTTTAAGGACTCCGCTAAGAGATTTGTAACATTATAATATTCGACTATAATTCACGCTATTGGAAATGAGTCATCATACtctcaaattttaaaatccTAAAATCACCCTGAAACTTGTATTCATAGCGATATCTGATGGTGCAAGTAAATCATTTTATgttcaaattcaaatttaataaaaatgtacttACTTTTCATAACATATTTCACGTATGGTATAGGTTTTAGCAATTTCATATTCCCATTTCTTGGCAGTACCTTCTTTAAAGGGCAGCGATAACAATTTGATTAGAAAAGGATATGTACGAGATTCAACGCGCCACAAACGTAAATATAAATCCATGCAAAATGTTGTATTATCAGCACATAAATTACGTATAGTATTTAAAATCATAGGTATGTTATCCTAAACAAcagaaaagttattaaattcaaaagaatttatatgtaaaaacatatgtacaacaataacaacacttACTTTCGATACACCAAAGTTTGGTAAACCTCTTAACAATTCCATTTGTAATTCAGGATTATGCTCACCAGCCAATTTGAAAATGTATGTCATTAGAAAATCATaagcaatattattattaactttaattatATCCAATATAACTTCATAGATTTTAAACCAACAATCAACCGAAGGTTCTCGTGAGAGAAATAATGCTCTTAGGAATAAGTTTAAACGTTGACAAAACATGGTATTAGCCTTAACATTTAGTATATCGACAAATGTAAAAACATCCTTAACTTCAGAATCATCAAACGATTCCACTAGTTTGGCTAAATCAAATGCCAATGCTATATCGGGATGTAAATTACGCAAACCAATTGGTTCGAAATCTTTTGTATGCGTAGCATTCGTTTTCATCGTTCCCTTAACAACTTCCAATATTTTGCGTACAATTTGATGGGCTATGGCCAGACCATCTGCAGGTATAAATGCAGTCTGAGACATCCACTGGATGATACCATCAAGACACATGTTCAGAATGTATTGATGCCCACAGTTTTCCTGAACCACTATGAATGATAAAATGCGCATAAGATCGGGTAAATAGCTGGGTGTTAATAAATGTAAACTTTCCGATAGCAATATTAACATGACATTATAATGACTTTTATTGTAATCCTTTGTCGAGTGTAGAACTCTTAGAATACAGTGTAAACTTGGTCGTGGATCTATGCCAAATTTCACCAAATGATTAATgactaatatttgaaaaatcgtCAATTCAATTGATTGTTTAAAATCCTTTTgatttagaaaatgttctatGGCCTCTATGAGTAAAGTACTAGTGAAGAGACAATTTTGTGAAGTGGTAATTTTACTCCATGATAAAATTTCCTGCATTAACTCCTTGGCCTCTTTACTCTGTTTACTTAATGTTAAAAGACCAGTCCAGATGGTTTTTGAATCTGGTAATGTTTGTGGATTACAAAGTATATAAAGATATACCGGTCGCAGATACTCAATACTGTGATCTTTGATTCTGTGTATAGgacaatataattttagtttgtttttcattGTGTATTTGAATTATATGACTTACTGTTTATCATGATGATTACAGATGCCATTCATTTTATTCGCTACATCATTCATATTTACTACGGAGTTTTGCAGCAGTGTTATCATGGGATGTTGTTGAGTCTTGAGACCAAAATGtgattgaaatttttcattatctTTTAATAAAGCTGCCTTTCTCTTCAAACTTAGCAATAAGAGGCTAACAATGCCTTCAGTTATGGTGGTATATTGAACAGgactaaaaaggaaaaaaagttaaaagtttttttttaaatttcctaaagtttgatttaagttttaaaacataacataaaaactttttcttatacataattaatataaaaaataaatcagttcaagtattattttttttttggattaattgcttactattttctttatatttatttgttaacttCCTTATCACTTACTAACTTTTTTTAGTTTCCTGCCAACGGAAGTATTGTTCAACTAATTTTATGTcacgaacaaataaaaataaaataaaaaactataccaCCAATTTTTGTCACATGTAAATTGTAAGTTCGTAAATTCGTTATATTGTTCATTTCAtgtgtaaattaattaaatagttatttCGTTAACACGCAAAGTTTTTCTGAGTGtgtactttataaaaaaacgtgAAATCggtgaaatatataaattataacatttttggGGCTAAGAAATAATAGgaattaaaatgtttcattttcaaATTCCATGTTTATTGTAGGATTGTTTTGACTGTTAGAGTCGAGTAGAAATTGAGACGTTCCATTCCAGAGCTATAATTGaaatagataaaaaattattcatttatccttctatctatctatctatctatctatctatctatctatctatctatctatctatctatctatctatttatctatcaactatctatctatctatctatctatctatctatctatctatctatctatctatctatctatctatctatctatctatctatctatctatctatctatctatatatctatctatctatctatctatctatctatctatctatctatctatctatctatctatctatccatctatctatctatctatctatctatctatctatctatctatctatctatctatctatctatctatctatctatttatctatcaactatctatctatctatctatctatctatctatctatctatctatctatctatctatctatctatctatctatctatctatctatctatctatctatctatctatctatctatctatctatctatctatctatctatctatctatctatctatctatctatctatctatatatctatctatctatctatctatctatctatctatctatctatctatctatctatctatctatctatctatctatctatctatctatttgtcaatctatctatctatctatctatctatctatctatctatctatctatctatctatctatctatctatatatctatatatctatctatctatctttctatctatctatctatctatctatctatctatctatctatctatctatctatctatctatctatctatctatctatctatttatctatctatctatctatctatctatctatctatctatctatctatctatctatctatctatctatctatctatctatctatctatctatctatctaactatctatctatctatctatctatctatctatctatctatctatctatctatctatctatctatctatctatctatctatctatctatatctatctatctatctatctatctatctatctatctatctatctatctatctatctatctatctatctatctatctatctatctatctatctatctatctatctatctatctatctatctatctatctatctatctgtctatctatctatctatctatctatctatctatctatctatctatctatctatctatctatctatctatatatctatctatctatctatctatctatctatctatatatctatctatctatctatctatctatctctactatctctatctatctatctatctatctatctatctatctatctatctatctatctatctatctatctatctatctatctatctatctatctatactgttatattttaaattgatcaAAACTTAACGTTCTTTCGCTTAAAAGTTTTGACCTAATTTGTTATTGCAACAAAACCTTAACTTCTTAATAACGACAGTTTCATGTACAATTAATTTGATTTGGCGtgtgtatttaacaaaaaagttaataaataaaataatgttattccTACAATCACTATTCAAATCAATCTTGCAATgaccttaaaataaaaattttcagaaatttaattACTTGTACTCATACAAATAATCATGATTCATTACACCACCCACTCtaaatgttttcataaaattaattaagttttaatatttaccattatattttataaattgtaagtaatttaagcaaaattttatagtCTGCAATAAAGTGTTAAAAGATTAAAATCTTTGAGGTAAAATGAAaccataaaatataaagaaagttaggaaaacaaaaaaaaaaaaacagtggttacaggaaaatatataatttatggtTTGTTTAAGTTTCCTCTTTTccataaatcattaaaatgcaactgtagtttttattttcaaaaaattttatttatttttctttttttcttattttccgctttttttactacaattttttttttacattgaaCTTGATTTGTTAGTGTCTTAAGAATGGAAAGGACcttgtaaagtttttataaattacaataaaacagAACTTCATTTACAAATAGTCCTTGACAGCAAACTTCTAAGAGTTAGTAGAATGTGTTTAAAGAAGAGTTAGagaaaataaacatatgtataaatgaaaaaatctaaatctaATTGCATAATAATGactgttttaagtaaaaatcgTTTTGTAGTGGAAAAAACgcatattaaacattatttattcaaatatatagCAAAAGAAATGTTTTGATTTCATAATGACAGGTTTTTCTTCTTTCAAAAGAATTATAATTATTCTTGAGGCGtagaaaaaaagataattagCATGTGGAAGTGTAACAAAACGTTACAATCAAATCGCAATTAGTGCAATAGTATAGTAATAGAGACAAACTTAAAGGAACTGAAGTGTAAGCAAAGTTAACATGAGGGAAACCAATTtattgaaactgtttgaaaaaaTCCTCCGAAAACATTTATCTGTctacctatgtatgtatgtatgtatgtatgtatgtatgtatgtatgtatgtatgtatgtatgtatgtatgtatgtatgtatgtatgtatgtatgcatgtatctatctatctatctatctatctatctatctatctatctatctatctatctatctatctatctatctatctatctatctaccgaTCTACCgatctaccgatctatctatctatctatctatctatctatctatctatctatctatctatctatctatcgatttatctatctatcta
The window above is part of the Lucilia cuprina isolate Lc7/37 chromosome 6, ASM2204524v1, whole genome shotgun sequence genome. Proteins encoded here:
- the LOC111684903 gene encoding focadhesin: MEEFKTITPTTSVVKISSCLEKIFKKIVESREKKIAEHNIKEIEFLKSQCKAENVQLGLMSCQTFVRLVEQGTLEPASVLTMLISMLPNSNPVQYTTITEGIVSLLLLSLKRKAALLKDNEKFQSHFGLKTQQHPMITLLQNSVVNMNDVANKMNGICNHHDKQIKDHSIEYLRPVYLYILCNPQTLPDSKTIWTGLLTLSKQSKEAKELMQEILSWSKITTSQNCLFTSTLLIEAIEHFLNQKDFKQSIELTIFQILVINHLVKFGIDPRPSLHCILRVLHSTKDYNKSHYNVMLILLSESLHLLTPSYLPDLMRILSFIVVQENCGHQYILNMCLDGIIQWMSQTAFIPADGLAIAHQIVRKILEVVKGTMKTNATHTKDFEPIGLRNLHPDIALAFDLAKLVESFDDSEVKDVFTFVDILNVKANTMFCQRLNLFLRALFLSREPSVDCWFKIYEVILDIIKVNNNIAYDFLMTYIFKLAGEHNPELQMELLRGLPNFGVSKDNIPMILNTIRNLCADNTTFCMDLYLRLWRVESRTYPFLIKLLSLPFKEGTAKKWEYEIAKTYTIREICYEKPTQHGSDLVSHLSDTLNTCTDESGDLATSLALDAIVALCDSHTVNITSTWRVLSNKFRHEKRPRALKSLYRFFAHVPLLQTPTLEFEQLVDEALDQLWTTISRSDMDPEMIREALSALKHYEIGTLLTLKHIPPQFRQDLHVAREYTGPDGREVVDLQQEMIPGEVWVQLLQKIRPECGSAAADLISHYIYAEINGFRGGLYRLPEGRPEPRKLQGLYPQSPLRAVISYLVNQSRYGDHVAEPIAVTNALRAISKKFPKPIPPLDWSFLHSFFHLSFDTRKYCILIAKNQLLHSGMARRLLENFLAEFEPNCFEEDLLLLFSLLPEISNGVSLTIMKTFAEKVAVYCFKESQLAGFNEGCLFEKFMDSVKFIFTGKCEVPEVLDIFTLIVERYMDSMDVDSRLFERYTEVVAVLPQNAIEGLTTPANWWETPIGKLKKATIIRSYLVLYNTQLSNPLKWFNPIIDAYATRKEEHLFFFRHLSSTLYAFNNDEQSCNWIMEMFIQIQALLAESSNKEKLDRVLYLLDIFILSVDVLSGCAILLGNLDAVATQRSERNQIFPESLQFLCDHVFWKDQEAKIYEFLYNLYKNPAIPEEYCCIFKDSIVCSRNKTYFDSKGIWTKYVGMRK